The nucleotide sequence TAACAATACATTTACCGTTCGGAAGTAAACGGAAGTTATAGTTTCATCATGATGTATACTAATCCCCTCAGACAGATAAAAGAGACCACCAGTATAGTATTTTGTTAGAAACACAATATTAAACTTGGCCTTAATTACCCAAAATACAAGTTCGGAAATCATATATTAAAGTTAGCGTGCTCCACTGTCCATGCACGAAAGTATGGAATTCAACCTTTAGGTATTTCTTGCAAATTATAATCAGTACAACCAGTAAAATAATACCAttagtataattaaaaatatatatttaaaaatataaaaaaatatattattataaatatatatttgaaaatatcaaaaattaaatatgagatcctgcccgtagggcgggctgaccctagttttatatatatagatgttaagaatatttactaattaagggatgtagaaaaaaaaaacttttaggtATATAAACATGAAAGCAAACATCTGGATAAGTTCTAGTAATAAATTCTTCGCCGAGTCATAATGGGGGTCGATCCGGTCGTTGTGTCAGTAATTTCTTCGAATTCATAATATTCCAAGAAATCAGAAAATTCAAAGAAATCAtcatgttcttcatcttcttttccaGAGCAAAGCTTCTCAAGCCAACTCCAACAACATTTATATTTACTGCTCTGAACTTTTTCACGTTGAGATACCTGAACAGCTTCAGGTTCATAGTTTCCATCTCCATATGTGTGGTGGTCTCTGCTGCCTCCAGTCCACACTGTTTCCCCACTCAAGATCTGTAAACCGCACTCAATAATCTTGAAGCTATCTCTGCAGCTAAATTCGAACAGAATGTCGTTTGCAGTCCCATCCAGGCTAGGTCTTCCTGGAACCAAGTTACCACCACATATAAACAAGTGCTCCGTCaaaaaatgagaaacattaattgaaTCCCACTTAAGTTTCCTAATGGTGACACCTCCTTTGGTTATTAGGCAAGCTATATCAAGATGTGAGTACTTGATTGGCGAAAGCAGAAGACACGCCTTGAATCCCAACCTTGAGTATATAGAGAAACTTGCATTACCATCCACATCCATAGGAATGATTATGGAGTTTCCTGTAGCTTTGTGAATGAACTCCGCAGGAACTTCATTACCCGGTAAACATATACTGTCGTAAACCTTTTCTTGCATGATtactcttcttgattcttcatcCAATTTCAAACAATTCTGGAACTCGATTTCCCTCAGTGAATCACTGAAAACAAAACTCACTCTCTCGAGTGATTCACAATCATTTGCATTTATGTACTTCAGAGAACGAGGAAGACCCAGTAGTGACACAAGTTTTCTGCACCGGTAGACGAAAAGACTTTCTAATCGAGAGAGACCTATAATGCAATATGGTAGCTTCTCTAGACCACTGTTGCTTAGGTCTAGATGTGTTACACTTTCCGGGACATGTGTTAATCTCTTGAGGTTTATGCCACCTATACGAAGCCACTCCAGAAGAGGCAAACAATCACCAATTGATGGATGAGCTTCCATATGTGTGTTTTCAACATCGAGATCCTTGATATTAATAGAAATATCTGGGTAACTTCTCAATCCTGAGCAATCACTCATGTTGACTTCCTCAAGAGATGCTAAGTTGATGTTGGTTGGAATAACTTGTAACTTTACGCACCCCATCATCATCAACTTTTTCAGTTTGTGTAGATTCCTTATAGAGGAAGTAAGCTCCACCAAACTTGAACAAGACGTAAGTGTCAATGTCTCAAGATTAGTAGCCTTTGAAAGATCCGGGATTTCTATCAAATTTTTGGAATATCCCAAATTTATATCCTTGAGATTTGTAAGGGGCTGCATGTTAAACACACCAAATAAGAAATCAAATACTGGAAGGTGGATCACTTGAATTTCTTTGCAGTCTTAGGCTTTTGATCTCTTAATTAGAATGAATCATATATACACATTTAAGAATATCAAATACCAAACCTGGATTCCTCCCCAGAGCCTTTCAAGGTTGCTCATTGGCATATGGAGTTCGACTAGACGTTCTAGCTGAAATGCCGGAGGAAGACTTTTTCTCGGGTATGCATTCCATTGTAGTAACCTTAGACGAGGTAAATATTCCATGTCTTCCGATATCTGCAATGCATTAATATATCTACCATAGATTCTTAGGAATTGGAGATTGTGCATTCCTTCAAAGGCTCGCTTACTTATAGAGACCTCGTTCATCTTGGACGAATCAAATGATATACCTAAGACAGATCCAGTACCCTAACAAGTATTCAAAGAGAAGATTGATGAAACTGTTATGACAAAACCCAGGATCTGTTAAGCAATTTCTagagattatatatataagaactTACTGTATTATTTGCCAGCACATTATGAATCTCGAAGGCCTCTTCCAAAAACTGACGTTTCCCTGGGTCGTCAGACTGTTTATGAACTATTTTCCTGCCCAATTGTTGAAGTAAACAATGCATCGTTATACACCCACTGGTCGATACATACACGAGAGATCTATCCACAAGGGTCTTTAACCCGTTTTTGACATCCAAGTTACCATCAGCTAGCATGGTTGTCACATGGTCAACAGCTTGATTGTTGAAGAAGAATGCAATGTGGAGAAATAAAGATTGATCTGTATCCGATAGTCTGTCGTATCCCACTTTTAGCACGTCCCCAATTTTTCTATCAAGACTAGATTTAAGCTTAGACAATTGATTTTCCCACTCATGCTTGCTATCCCCACGCAAAGATAAACCCACAACATGAAGACCTAACGGAAGATTACCGCAAAGATATGCTACTTTTTTTGCTAGATCTTTATAACCATCCCGCGGAGAACTTTGCTTGAAAGCTGATAGACATAAGATCTCAAGAGCTTCTTTTCCAGATGGATAAGCCACATGGTAGATATTTTTTACCCAATGTGCCTTCAATATCTTTCTATCTTCAGTGGTAACAACGATACGACTTCCTGCACCAAACCAAGATGGTTCTTTAGCCAAGGCTTCTAGTTGTTCAAGATCATCTACATCATCAAGAACTATAAGGACTCTTTGGTCTTGTAGCCTTTCTTTTATTGCGCCTAAATGATGTATCTTCAAATCCTTTTGCTTCAAAACCTTGGAAAGAATTTGGCTTTGTAAACACAACTTTGAATCATGGTCAACAATACCATCACTCCCATAACTTCCCTTGAGGTTCCCAAAAAAGCATTTAAGTTGAAAATCAACGGAGAGCTGGTTGAACAAAGCTCTAGCAATGGTTGTTTTACCAATTCCTCCAGGACCATGAATCCCAATCATCTTCACTTCATCGCTTTCTAGGCGTATATAAGAGTTTATTTTTCTCAAGTGAGCTTCCATTCCCACCATCCCGTCAAAATCCTTTGATGGTGTGACATTCAGTTCGTTTGAAACATCA is from Brassica napus cultivar Da-Ae chromosome A4, Da-Ae, whole genome shotgun sequence and encodes:
- the LOC125607956 gene encoding disease resistance protein RML1A-like isoform X1; the protein is MLQWWCLFKFRLATFVRKNEAKMIEKIAADVSNELNVTPSKDFDGMVGMEAHLRKINSYIRLESDEVKMIGIHGPGGIGKTTIARALFNQLSVDFQLKCFFGNLKGSYGSDGIVDHDSKLCLQSQILSKVLKQKDLKIHHLGAIKERLQDQRVLIVLDDVDDLEQLEALAKEPSWFGAGSRIVVTTEDRKILKAHWVKNIYHVAYPSGKEALEILCLSAFKQSSPRDGYKDLAKKVAYLCGNLPLGLHVVGLSLRGDSKHEWENQLSKLKSSLDRKIGDVLKVGYDRLSDTDQSLFLHIAFFFNNQAVDHVTTMLADGNLDVKNGLKTLVDRSLVYVSTSGCITMHCLLQQLGRKIVHKQSDDPGKRQFLEEAFEIHNVLANNTGTGSVLGISFDSSKMNEVSISKRAFEGMHNLQFLRIYGRYINALQISEDMEYLPRLRLLQWNAYPRKSLPPAFQLERLVELHMPMSNLERLWGGIQPLTNLKDINLGYSKNLIEIPDLSKATNLETLTLTSCSSLVELTSSIRNLHKLKKLMMMGCVKLQVIPTNINLASLEEVNMSDCSGLRSYPDISINIKDLDVENTHMEAHPSIGDCLPLLEWLRIGGINLKRLTHVPESVTHLDLSNSGLEKLPYCIIGLSRLESLFVYRCRKLVSLLGLPRSLKYINANDCESLERVSFVFSDSLREIEFQNCLKLDEESRRVIMQEKVYDSICLPGNEVPAEFIHKATGNSIIIPMDVDGNASFSIYSRLGFKACLLLSPIKYSHLDIACLITKGGVTIRKLKWDSINVSHFLTEHLFICGGNLVPGRPSLDGTANDILFEFSCRDSFKIIECGLQILSGETVWTGGSRDHHTYGDGNYEPEAVQVSQREKVQSSKYKCCWSWLEKLCSGKEDEEHDDFFEFSDFLEYYEFEEITDTTTGSTPIMTRRRIYY
- the LOC125607956 gene encoding disease resistance protein RML1A-like isoform X2, translated to MLQWWCLFKFRLATFVRKNEAKMIEKIAADVSNELNVTPSKDFDGMVGMEAHLRKINSYIRLESDEVKMIGIHGPGGIGKTTIARALFNQLSVDFQLKCFFGNLKGSYGSDGIVDHDSKLCLQSQILSKVLKQKDLKIHHLGAIKERLQDQRVLIVLDDVDDLEQLEALAKEPSWFGAGSRIVVTTEDRKILKAHWVKNIYHVAYPSGKEALEILCLSAFKQSSPRDGYKDLAKKVAYLCGNLPLGLHVVGLSLRGDSKHEWENQLSKLKSSLDRKIGDVLKVGYDRLSDTDQSLFLHIAFFFNNQAVDHVTTMLADGNLDVKNGLKTLVDRSLVYVSTSGCITMHCLLQQLGRKIVHKQSDDPGKRQFLEEAFEIHNVLANNTGTGSVLGISFDSSKMNEVSISKRAFEGMHNLQFLRIYGRYINALQISEDMEYLPRLRLLQWNAYPRKSLPPAFQLERLVELHMPMSNLERLWGGIQPLTNLKDINLGYSKNLIEIPDLSKATNLETLTLTSCSSLVELTSSIRNLHKLKKLMMMGCVKLQVIPTNINLASLEEVNMSDCSGLRSYPDISINIKDLDVENTHMEAHPSIGDCLPLLEWLRIGGINLKRLTHVPESVTHLDLSNSGLEKLPYCIIGLSRLESLFVYRCRKLVSLLGLPRSLKYINANDCESLERVSFVFSDSLREIEFQNCLKLDEESRRVIMQEKVYDSICLPGNEVPADFSIYSRLGFKACLLLSPIKYSHLDIACLITKGGVTIRKLKWDSINVSHFLTEHLFICGGNLVPGRPSLDGTANDILFEFSCRDSFKIIECGLQILSGETVWTGGSRDHHTYGDGNYEPEAVQVSQREKVQSSKYKCCWSWLEKLCSGKEDEEHDDFFEFSDFLEYYEFEEITDTTTGSTPIMTRRRIYY